The stretch of DNA CAATGGTTGTATCCCAATTTCTGCTGTTTCAAAAAGAGGCTTGGAATTTGATATTTCCATTAGGGTTGCTAGGTTCCTAAGGCAATACCCTTCAGTTTTTGAGGAGTTTAGAGGTGAACACAATTTGCCTTGGTTTAGGTTGACCTCTGAAGCTGCTGAGATTGATAGAGAGGAGAAAAGGGTATTGGAGGAATGCAAGGAGGATTTGAAAGATAGGTTGAGAAGGTTTGTTTTGATGAGTAAAGATAAAGTTTTGCCTTTGAAGATTATTAAAGGAATGGCTTGGTATTTGGGGTTGCCTGAAAGGTTTTTGGATGAATCAAAAGGGGATCTTCTTGATGAGTCTTTTAGGTTTGTGGATATGGAAGATGGGTTGAAAGGATTGACTGTTGAGAGTAATGGAGAAAAATTATTGTCTACAATGCAAAGAAATGCAATGAAAAATGGGGTTTATTTTGGTGGTACGTTGGAAGGAATTGAGTTTCCACTTTTTCCATCAAAGGGTTTAAGGCTAAGGAGGAAGATTGAAAGTTGGCTAAATGAATTTCAAAAACTTCCGTATGTTTCACCTTATGAGGATTTTTGGCATTTGGATCCGGATAGTGATTTTGCCGAGAAGAGAGTTGTGGGGATGCTTCATGAGTTGTTGAGTTTATTTGTTGAGCACTCAGCTGAAAGGAAGAAGCTTTTGTGTCTTAAGAAATATTTTGGATTACCTCAGAAAGTCCATAAAGCATTCGAAAGGCATCCTCATatgttttatttatcttttaagaaCAAAACTTGTACTGCAATTCTTAAGGAGGCATATTGTGGTAACTCTAGCATAGAAAAACATCCTATGCTGGTTGTGAGGAAGAAATACATAAGGTTGGTAAAGGAATCCGATCGGATTTTGAAGAATAGAAGGATAAACAATCGGTTTA from Gossypium hirsutum isolate 1008001.06 chromosome D04, Gossypium_hirsutum_v2.1, whole genome shotgun sequence encodes:
- the LOC107943641 gene encoding protein WHAT'S THIS FACTOR 9, mitochondrial; protein product: MFFHNSYFTTHFGNLFFCSKISIFSLFDHQKSPFRYTQISNYVNVYMKWKKDPFFDSILHIHKSAELKPIIQLKNFIVNYPNGCIPISAVSKRGLEFDISIRVARFLRQYPSVFEEFRGEHNLPWFRLTSEAAEIDREEKRVLEECKEDLKDRLRRFVLMSKDKVLPLKIIKGMAWYLGLPERFLDESKGDLLDESFRFVDMEDGLKGLTVESNGEKLLSTMQRNAMKNGVYFGGTLEGIEFPLFPSKGLRLRRKIESWLNEFQKLPYVSPYEDFWHLDPDSDFAEKRVVGMLHELLSLFVEHSAERKKLLCLKKYFGLPQKVHKAFERHPHMFYLSFKNKTCTAILKEAYCGNSSIEKHPMLVVRKKYIRLVKESDRILKNRRINNRFIKHEKLEKGSDIDADSDDRTNIQAEEVSKSFC